The DNA sequence CAGATTGAATCatttcactctttttgagtgttCTCATTTTCCATAGTAAAAAATCATGAAGGCACACGAAAATGTTATGATGAAGGACTTGGTTAATTATGGGGCTTCTATAATGCATCAGGGAAATATAGcgaagaaaaacaaattttgaatttgaatgagCTTCATTACATGCATTTACACgaaaattaaactaaacaaTATCTAACCGCCATAATTAATTTTGGAGActtacatataatttttttatgtgaagttaataattaaaatttattaaaaaattatttgatatgtttcattaaattattatcaaataaattttaactattaatttcatATAAAGAATACTGCATCCTAACTTTTCACCATAATTAATAGTAACTCTTCTATTCTCATTCTGTCATTAGCAAAAATTCTTTTATGTTccatgcttttctttttctccctcaAACTTGACATAAAGTGAAAAATCTTGCTTTAATAATTATTGTTGTCATCCCCACACATTATTCAAGAAAACTAAAATCTTCCCAAAACCCAGAAGCTAGCCTCAAAGCCAATGTGCGTGGGTGAAgactgataaaaaaaaaaaaagcaataatgtgataGGGGTGTGGGGAAGATTGGAGAGAGAATGAATCACCATTAGTATATAAAACATGTGTTGGTGTATAGTACAACCGCTACAAGgtttaaacagaaaaattaaataaactgaCATGTATTAATCTATTATTGTTTCAACTTTTTATACTAAAGCAAAAACAAGAAGAGAAAAACTTTGAACCACAATagcattaataaaaaaaagaaggtaTGTACCTGGGATGCTGTGTGTTCTTGACCACTTTTTGACCGTACTTCCTCCATTTGTAGCCATCGTCCAAGACATCTACATCGCTCATAGTCTTGAAGCAAAACCTAGGCTCTCTaacctttcttcttcccttgaTTTTCTTCATCTTAATGGTAGGAACCCCcacatgatgatgatgattatctACTACATTTCTTTTACTGCTGAAGCAATCAGGTACTTCTCCCGTTGCCCTATATGGAAACCAAACCCGTGACTCACTATCTCTATACATATAATTACGTTATCTCATTTTCCAAAAATAGTTTATCAACAAGGAAAAAACAActtcaataaaagaaataaaaagggattATTATATTTTCCAAAAATACAAAAGAATTAATGTTCTCACCATGGATTACTTATAGTGGATCTGTTCAAAGATAGGAACTGAGGTCCAAGAAAAGTTGTAGAGGTGAGGTCCAATCCTGATTTTTGTTGCGCATCAGTTGCGAGTAGGGTTTCAGCGGTTAGGTTTGATGTTGAATCAGCTTGATCAGATGCAAGTGAATTTGGAGATAATATCGAAGAGAAGGGTTTCAATAACGAGTAGCAGGGTTGTTGTTGATTGCATCCCAAAGGAGAAGCAGGGAAGATCATGTTTGTTGGTAGAAGAGGAAGAAATCCCATTTCTGTAGCCATATTCTCATTATCATGATGATCTTGCTCCCCAAATAAGCTTTGGTTATTAGCCATAGTTTGTGAAGTTGTTGTTGTTGACATCATAATAATAACTCCTACTTATTACTATTAGTACCAAGATGATgatccaatatatatatatatatatatagaaagatgATGATGATCTTTGTGAGCAGCAAGAatgtttttttctctctctattttTGGAAGCTATTACACTATAACTTATATATAGTGTTTACAAAACCCAATAACTTTCCCTTTTGCTCTTTGCCCCTCTCTCTCTGCTATATTCTAAACATGTGATGGGGGAATTGTTAATCTCTTGGATTTAGAATAAAACAAACAATGTTTGAAAGTAACAAATAGCTGAAAATGTTGAAAAAGGGAAAGCGAAGAATATGCTAAAAAGTGAAGAAAGATAATAGGAAAGAAGAGAGACTTTTCGTGTAGTATAGCAtacctttatttatttatttttcaatttacaATGGAAGCTATCAGTTTGTCCTCAAGTCGTAGTATAGTGATGGCACTGTTCGTGTGTgtgctaataataataaaaagctTCTGGGAAAAACTGGTTAGTGGAATTTCACTGTGCCATGGAGGTCAACAATAGacgacaaaaattcatcaaaaatattatttatatactaaaattaattactaatatatttatatataaatatatgtaatttaatttatttttaatatatattttatattaataactgattttaataattaattttaatatatatatatatatagttaaaaATTCA is a window from the Arachis stenosperma cultivar V10309 chromosome 3, arast.V10309.gnm1.PFL2, whole genome shotgun sequence genome containing:
- the LOC130970166 gene encoding probable WRKY transcription factor 13, translating into MMSTTTTSQTMANNQSLFGEQDHHDNENMATEMGFLPLLPTNMIFPASPLGCNQQQPCYSLLKPFSSILSPNSLASDQADSTSNLTAETLLATDAQQKSGLDLTSTTFLGPQFLSLNRSTISNPWATGEVPDCFSSKRNVVDNHHHHVGVPTIKMKKIKGRRKVREPRFCFKTMSDVDVLDDGYKWRKYGQKVVKNTQHPRSYYRCTQDNCRVKKRVERLAEDPRMVITTYEGRHAHTPSNDLEDSQPPSQLTNFFW